A region of the Cytobacillus luteolus genome:
AAAGGAATATTCATATCCAATTACCTTCCCTAACGTTTGATAAGCAACTTGAAATAAATCTTGGTAACGTGACTTGTTTGGTAAAACATGTAGGAGGCGATCATTCTCAAGATTCCGTTGTCGTTTATATTAAGGAAGAAAAAATATTATTTTTAAGTGATTGTATTTATCCGGACATCTATTCTTCAAAGAGAAACTATACAACTGGAAGAACACTAGCATTAATAGAAGAACTTGAAAAATTCGATGCACAAATATATATACTCTCACACTGGAAACCTATTAGTAGAGACGAATTTTTGAAAGAAGTTCAGATGTTAAAAACCATAGGAATCTATACTGAAAAATATAAGGGTGATAGAGAGAAAATAAAGTTAGAGTATAAACAAAGCTTAGATAGAGAGCTAAATGAAGACGAGCTGGAAACAGTAGAGTACTTCGCAAACGGTTATCGGTTATGAATTGGTTAAAAAGTAATGCCAACTAAATTTAAGTAGGGATAGGGGTGTTAATCACAGATTAATGCTCTTTTTTTAATGCTTTGTAAGGAAAAAATAGATAACAGTAAATTAGACTTATATGGTAAAATTGATAAAAAATGTTAATTGGAAGATGGAGGCAAAATATTCAATGTCTAATGAAAATGAGGTTGTATTAGATAAAGGAAAACCAAACGATTCTAAGGTAAAAGTGGAAAGGAAAGACGGAGAGCCAACTGCAGCCTTTAAAGGTGCTTCTTGGGCTGCATTATTAATAGGAGTTACATCTTACCTTATTGGGTTGTTCAACGCATCGATGGAACTAAACGAAAAAGGGTATTACTTTGCAGTTTTAGTTTTTGGGCTTTATGCAGCGGTATCCTTACAAAAAGCAGTTAGAGATAAAGAAGAGGGGATACCAGTTACAAGTATTTACTATGGTATTAGCTGGTTTGCACTGATTACATCTATTTCTTTAATGGCCATCGGTTTATATAATGCAGGAAGCATTGTTTTAAGTGAAAAGGGCTTTTATGCGATGGCATTTGTTCTTAGTTTATTTGCAGCCATAACAGTGCAAAAGAATGTTAGAGATACACAGAGGGCTAGAGAAAGAGATTGAGTTAGAGATGAAAAAAATTGGCCGAATTCCAAAGAAT
Encoded here:
- a CDS encoding MBL fold metallo-hydrolase; amino-acid sequence: MQELKRIGSSFWYMTPVSETDRPILGMVVGKDRTLMIDAGNSESHANLFLEMLKKHNLSRPDLMVITHWHWDHIFGLSALKNVLSISSSETKKEIEKMTSYKWTDKALDERVKEGVEIDFCATCIKKEFGDQRNIHIQLPSLTFDKQLEINLGNVTCLVKHVGGDHSQDSVVVYIKEEKILFLSDCIYPDIYSSKRNYTTGRTLALIEELEKFDAQIYILSHWKPISRDEFLKEVQMLKTIGIYTEKYKGDREKIKLEYKQSLDRELNEDELETVEYFANGYRL
- the yiaA gene encoding inner membrane protein YiaA yields the protein MSNENEVVLDKGKPNDSKVKVERKDGEPTAAFKGASWAALLIGVTSYLIGLFNASMELNEKGYYFAVLVFGLYAAVSLQKAVRDKEEGIPVTSIYYGISWFALITSISLMAIGLYNAGSIVLSEKGFYAMAFVLSLFAAITVQKNVRDTQRARERD